A window of the Lactuca sativa cultivar Salinas chromosome 7, Lsat_Salinas_v11, whole genome shotgun sequence genome harbors these coding sequences:
- the LOC111893827 gene encoding porphobilinogen deaminase, chloroplastic, which yields METLAPSIQTLISANFTSRSVSATGFSLPCLKSPVLCQPRRLTLIKASVAVEQQTQKKVALIRIGTRGSPLALAQAYETRDKLIATSSELAEEGAIEIVVIKTTGDKILSQPLADIGGKGLFTKEIDEALLNSEIDIAVHSMKDVPTYLPDKTILPCNLPREDVRDAFISLNASSLADLPSGSVVGTASLRRKSQLLHRYPSLSVLENFRGNVQTRLKKLNDGVVQATLLALAGLKRLSMTEHVSSILSIDDMLPAVAQGAIGIACRSDDDIMANYIAKLNHEETRLAVACERAFLLTLDGSCRTPIAGYACRDEDGNCLFRGLVASPDGTKVLETSRKGAYAYEDMMLMGKDAGEELLSRAGPGFFDS from the exons ATGGAGACCTTAGCTCCTTCaattcaaaccctaatttctgctAATTTCACCTCCAGATCTGTTTCCGCCACTGGATTTTCTCTACCATGCCTTAAATCTCCGGTGCTATGTCAACCGCGCAGACTCACCCTCATTAAAGCCTCAGTCGCCGTCGAACAACAAACTCAGAAAAAGGTCGCCCTTATCAGAATTGGTACCAGAGGGAG TCCATTAGCTCTAGCACAAGCTTACGAGACACGAGATAAGCTCATTGCTACAAGTAGTGAATTAGCAGAAGAGGGAGCTATCGAAATCGTAGTAATCAAAACAACAGGTGACAAAATTTTGAGTCAACCTCTTGCAGACATTGGTGGAAAGGGTTTGTTCACTAAAGAAATTGATGAAGCACTTCTAAACAGTGAAATCGATATTGCTGTTCATTCCATGAAAGATGTTCCTACTTATCTCCCTGATAAAACAATCTTACCCTGCAATCTTCCACGTGAAGATGTTCGTGATGCATTCATTTCCTTGAATGCAAGTTCATTAGCAGATCTTCCATCTGGAAGTGTTGTTGGAACTGCATCTCTTCGAAGGAAGTCTCAACTACTTCACAGATATCCATCACTCTCT GTGCTTGAGAATTTCAGAGGGAATGTGCAAACAAGGTTAAAGAAACTAAACGATGGAGTTGTTCAAGCAACATTATTAGCTTTAGCTGGATTGAAACGATTAAGCATGACTGAACATGTGAGTTCAATTCTTTCTATTGATGACATGCTTCCAGCTGTTGCACAAGGTGCTATTGGGATTGCTTGTAGAAGTGATGATGATATAatg GCGAATTACATAGCGAAACTGAACCATGAAGAAACAAGATTAGCAGTTGCATGCGAGAGGGCTTTTCTGTTGACACTTGATGGATCTTGTAGGACACCGATAGCTGGATATGCGTGTAGGGACGAAGATGGAAATTGTCTTTTTAGAGGATTGGTAGCATCGCCAGATGGGACTAAAG tgctTGAAACTTCAAGAAAAGGAGCGTATGCGTATGAAGATATGATGTTGATGGGGAAGGATGCTGGTGAGGAGCTGTTATCGCGTGCGGGGCCCGGTTTTTTTGATAGTTGA
- the LOC111893738 gene encoding protein CYSTEINE-RICH TRANSMEMBRANE MODULE 4 produces MSHFDQNEIPVAYPPAPQGASYVMAPPPVGYPTKDGGATKSENQVPVQTQSRGDGFWKGCCAALCCCCVLDACF; encoded by the exons ATGAGCCACTTCGATCAAAACGAGATTCCTG TTGCCTATCCTCCTGCACCACAAGGAGCATCGTACGTGATGGCACCACCGCCGGTAGGGTATCCGACGAAAGACGGCGGCGCTACCAAATCGGAAAATCAGGTTCCCGTTCAAACTCAGAGCAGAGGAGATGGCTTCTGGAAAGGATG TTGTGCTGCACTTTGTTGCTGTTGCGTGTTGGATGCTTGTTTCTAG
- the LOC111893655 gene encoding uncharacterized protein LOC111893655, translating to MAGNGLPSLGRVKLTDLIASEGIPSDTYKLSVSTLSQSLAQYSAAIIQLPPTDGALLRCCLESARPYFNQKPPYPSSDMIHIDDSREWCKTSGYTADPQLWQESYDYRPGLTSTEPNNDIELPPSGLTDIFMLLGKAARDILDAISFYLNLRSCAFTEILDNVPLRNREISSSVLSVGCHARPSFQGAQHHNLTTQEDGQLVMFTDHEHQVDKSLVSIIKSDKAGLHIRDFNGRWVLVDGDLGPQEAIMYPGLALYHATAGYVSPALHRTDINSLHGGMYGRCSVSYKLMPKSMTSLNCSEMRAAGHGVEAQFQIPVSVDDFMQRSHSLDQLFNRNSFPSFSFPTAQEGSIKPLMKRKKNSTRCKPLPPSKRLRLEAQRVLKERVQDIADKKGIKLRFCSLKECESHIHTLDSPCGNIRLEIGWPPGVPFVHPHDLPNKAKIGFLETYEPGWTANHDMELTLIETGQSSQHADG from the exons ATGGCTGGAAATGGCCTACCAAGTTTAGGTCGAGTGAAGCTCACAGACCTAATAGCATCCGAAGGCATTCCTTCAGACACATACAAACTCTCAGTCTCAACTCTCTCACAATCACTCGCTCAATATTCTGCTGCCATCATCCAGTTACCACCAACTGATGGTGCTCTCTTACGGTGTTGCTTGGAATCTGCTCGACCTTATTTCAATCAAAAACCTCCATATCCATCTTCAGACATGATTCACATTGATGACTCTCGTGAATGGTGCAAAACCTCAGGTTACACTGCAGATCCTCAACTATGGCAAGAAAGTTATGATTACAGACCAGGGTTAACTTCAACAGAACCCAACAACGACATTGAACTTCCACCTTCTGGATTGACTGATATCTTTATGCTATTAGGAAAAGCAGCTCGTGACATACTCGATGCAATCAGCTTTTACTTGAATCTCAGAAGCTGTGCGTTTACTGAAATACTGGATAACGTTCCATTAAGAAACAGAGAAATATCATCTTCTGTGTTGTCAGTTGGTTGTCATGCAAGACCATCTTTTCAAGGAGCTCAACACCATAACTTAACAACTCAAGAAGATGGACAATTAGTTATGTTTACAGATCATGAACATCAAGTTGATAAAAGTCTTGTATCTATCATAAAGTCAGATAAAGCAGGACTTCATATAAGAGATTTTAATGGTCGATGGGTGCTTGTGGATGGTGATCTTGGTCCTCAAGAAGCAATTATGTACCCTGGACTTGCTTTATATCATGCTACTGCTGGCTATGTTAGTCCAGCTCTTCATAGAACTGATATCAACAGTTTACATGGTGGCATGTATGGAAGATGTTCTGTTTCTTATAAACTCATGCCTAAATCTATGACTAGTTTGAATTGTTCTGAGATGAGAGCAGCTGGACATGGTGTTGAAGCTCAGTTTCAGATTCCAGTATCGGTTGATGACTTTATGCAGAGATCACATTCTTTGGATCAACTTTTTAACAGAAACAGTTTCCCAAGTTTCAGTTTTcctacagctcaagaag GATCTATAAAACCTTTAATGAAGAGAAAGAAGAACAGCACTAGGTGTAAGCCTTTACCCCCTTCTAAAAGGCTACGCCTTGAAGCTCAAAGGGTTCTAAAAGAAAGGGTTCAAGACATAGCTGATAAAAAAGGCATCAAGCTGAGATTCTGTAGTTTAAAGGAGTGTGAGAGTCATATACACACGCTTGATAGTCCATGTGGCAACATCCGATTGGAGATTGGGTGGCCCCCGGGTGTGCCATTTGTTCATCCACATGATCTTCCAAATAAGGCAAAGATTGGATTTCTTGAAACGTATGAACCTGGTTGGACTGCTAATCATGATATGGAGCTCACTTTGATTGAAACTGGACAGTCTAGTCAACATGCTGATGGATAA